A part of Saccharicrinis carchari genomic DNA contains:
- a CDS encoding TonB-dependent receptor, whose translation MNILNRITLLFIHLIFYVAANAVAPADKELVVLSGHIKDGETGELLIGAAVYFKDLTSGATSNEYGFYSYAVKPGTYQVDFIYLGYQTISKTIKLTTHTTADIELYPDNKTIAEVVVTSKRVDAHVRDAQMGVQKLQSRDIKAVPALMGEVDVIKVLQLMPGVQATSEGSSGFSVRGGNPDQNLILLDEAIVYNAGHMLGFFSVFNNDAIKDVQLYKGDIPANYGGRLASLVDVRMNDGNNKKWEGNGGIGLISSRLTLQGPLVKNKTSIIASARRTYADMFLPLFVEEEDKDNKIYFYDINAKAKHVINNNNRLYLSFYTGRDVFKETRSRINYGNRTFTLRWNHVYNPKLFSNITFIGSNYDYSLEADDATSGFIWDSKLRDYSLKVDFDYYPNPNNTISFGGQSIFHTMQPATAMGTGDSPLLNKIVLPDAHALEHALYMANSQRIGRLNLKYGLRFSGLQNIGSGIVFQFNENYEEMGKREYPSGEVFNTYWGLEPRLGLSYMLNNSSSVKGSYARTRQYLHLASNSTSGTPLDVWFMSSPNIEPQISDQVSVGYFKNIKNNTIETSVELFYKDMQNTIDFKDYPDLLLNDKMEGELRIGKSWAYGAEFLVKVNKDRYSGWIGYTWSKSWRKIPEINDGNKYLSPYSRNHDVSVVLNRMVGKRGHVGVNWIYTSGSPMTSPTGRMFVAGDVVPIYSARNQERMPDYHRMDVSYTLQGKNKKKRKWQGEWNFALYNAYGRKNAWSIYYEQDETDPYRVKAVKTYLFQVVPSITYNFKF comes from the coding sequence ATGAATATTTTAAATCGCATCACCCTTCTGTTTATTCACCTCATTTTTTATGTCGCTGCCAATGCCGTTGCACCTGCCGATAAAGAATTGGTGGTGCTAAGTGGCCACATAAAAGATGGCGAAACGGGTGAGCTGTTGATAGGGGCAGCCGTTTACTTTAAAGATTTAACATCCGGAGCTACATCAAATGAATATGGGTTTTATTCCTATGCTGTTAAACCGGGAACTTATCAGGTAGATTTTATTTATTTGGGTTACCAAACCATCAGTAAAACAATAAAACTTACTACCCACACTACTGCAGATATAGAGCTGTATCCTGATAATAAAACCATAGCAGAGGTGGTGGTGACCTCGAAACGGGTAGATGCCCATGTTCGGGATGCCCAAATGGGGGTACAAAAACTACAGAGTAGAGATATTAAAGCTGTTCCGGCGCTCATGGGCGAGGTGGATGTGATAAAAGTGCTTCAGCTGATGCCGGGAGTGCAGGCTACCAGCGAAGGATCCAGTGGTTTTAGTGTGCGGGGTGGTAATCCGGATCAAAATCTCATCTTACTTGATGAGGCTATTGTGTATAATGCCGGCCATATGCTCGGTTTCTTTTCGGTGTTTAACAACGATGCTATTAAAGATGTGCAATTGTACAAGGGCGATATCCCGGCAAATTATGGCGGACGCTTGGCATCGCTGGTAGATGTGCGCATGAACGATGGCAACAATAAAAAATGGGAAGGCAATGGTGGTATTGGCCTTATTTCGTCCCGATTAACCTTGCAAGGTCCACTGGTTAAAAACAAAACTTCTATCATCGCCAGTGCCCGTCGTACCTATGCCGATATGTTTTTGCCCTTGTTTGTAGAAGAGGAAGATAAGGACAATAAAATTTATTTTTACGATATTAATGCCAAAGCAAAACATGTAATCAATAACAATAATCGACTGTATTTGAGCTTTTATACCGGGCGTGATGTTTTTAAGGAAACCCGATCGCGCATCAATTATGGTAACCGGACTTTTACCTTGCGTTGGAATCATGTGTATAATCCAAAACTTTTCTCCAATATTACGTTTATAGGCAGTAATTACGATTACAGTTTGGAGGCCGATGATGCCACCTCGGGTTTTATTTGGGATAGCAAACTGAGGGATTATAGTTTAAAAGTTGATTTTGATTATTATCCTAACCCAAACAATACCATCAGTTTTGGAGGACAAAGTATTTTTCATACTATGCAGCCTGCCACCGCTATGGGAACCGGTGATAGTCCGCTTTTAAATAAGATTGTATTGCCCGATGCCCATGCCTTGGAGCATGCCTTATATATGGCCAATTCGCAACGCATTGGCAGGTTAAACCTAAAATATGGCCTGCGCTTTTCAGGTTTGCAAAATATAGGCAGCGGTATTGTTTTTCAGTTTAACGAAAACTATGAGGAAATGGGTAAAAGGGAGTATCCATCAGGTGAGGTGTTTAATACCTATTGGGGCTTGGAGCCTCGCCTGGGGCTGTCGTACATGCTCAATAACTCGTCGTCGGTAAAGGGGAGCTATGCCCGCACCAGGCAGTATTTGCATTTGGCCAGCAACTCTACTTCGGGCACGCCTTTAGACGTTTGGTTTATGTCGTCGCCCAATATTGAGCCCCAAATAAGCGATCAGGTTTCAGTAGGGTATTTCAAAAACATAAAAAATAACACGATAGAAACATCGGTGGAGCTTTTTTATAAGGACATGCAAAATACCATTGATTTTAAGGATTATCCCGACTTGTTGCTCAATGATAAAATGGAAGGCGAGCTGCGTATTGGTAAATCCTGGGCTTACGGTGCCGAATTTTTGGTAAAAGTAAATAAAGACAGATATAGTGGTTGGATAGGGTATACCTGGAGCAAATCGTGGCGCAAGATACCGGAGATTAATGATGGGAATAAATACCTATCGCCCTATAGCCGTAATCACGATGTTTCTGTGGTACTTAATCGTATGGTGGGCAAACGTGGACACGTGGGTGTAAACTGGATTTACACCAGCGGATCCCCTATGACTTCACCTACTGGGCGTATGTTTGTGGCTGGCGATGTGGTTCCTATTTATTCGGCTCGTAATCAGGAGCGAATGCCCGATTACCACAGGATGGATGTGTCGTACACCTTGCAAGGCAAAAATAAGAAAAAACGGAAATGGCAGGGCGAATGGAACTTTGCTTTGTATAATGCCTATGGACGTAAAAATGCCTGGAGCATTTATTACGAGCAGGACGAAACCGACCCATACAGGGTGAAGGCCGTTAAAACCTATTTATTTCAGGTAGTGCCGTCTATTACCTATAATTTTAAATTTTAA